From Vreelandella neptunia, the proteins below share one genomic window:
- a CDS encoding ABC transporter substrate-binding protein: MTPLLAQAELTFGIVAPSSGGAAPLGLGMQKGIETYFAEVNAAGGVNGETLALIARDDQYKPLQAASNTRALIQEDEVLAAIGNVGTPTATVTIPIYNEYETLLYGAFTGAGVLRKSPPDRYVINYRASYVQETAAMVDGLLEAGVLPEEIAFFTQNDSFGDAGYNGATKALAAHGVDNISELAHGRFTRGTRNIHQGLATILEAPVTPRAVIIVGTYGPAADFIREAKNDLPDTVFLNVSFVGSQALMDELGDLSEGVIITQVVPPLDADLPAVEAYRQALDTHANGSEPDFISLEGYLAAKLFVEGVKAAGADPDRDAIVDGLLGLGSVDIGLEEPVSLGPNDHQASDAVWPTIITNGRFESVEWASLLP; the protein is encoded by the coding sequence TTGACTCCATTACTAGCGCAGGCAGAACTGACTTTTGGTATTGTTGCCCCTTCCAGCGGTGGCGCTGCACCGCTAGGCTTGGGCATGCAAAAAGGTATTGAGACCTATTTCGCCGAGGTCAATGCGGCGGGCGGAGTTAATGGTGAAACGCTTGCCTTGATTGCCCGTGATGATCAGTACAAACCGCTGCAAGCAGCCAGTAATACCCGAGCGCTTATTCAAGAGGATGAAGTGCTAGCGGCGATTGGCAATGTCGGTACTCCAACGGCTACTGTCACCATTCCCATTTATAACGAATATGAAACGTTGCTTTACGGGGCTTTTACTGGCGCGGGGGTGCTGCGTAAGTCACCGCCAGACCGCTATGTGATTAACTACCGGGCCAGCTACGTACAAGAAACCGCCGCCATGGTGGACGGGCTGTTGGAAGCAGGCGTTTTGCCCGAGGAAATTGCCTTCTTTACCCAAAACGATAGTTTCGGCGATGCAGGATACAATGGCGCGACCAAGGCATTAGCCGCTCATGGCGTCGACAATATCTCGGAACTGGCCCACGGGCGTTTTACTCGCGGTACGCGCAATATTCATCAGGGGCTAGCGACCATTCTGGAAGCGCCGGTGACGCCACGCGCCGTGATCATTGTCGGTACATACGGCCCTGCGGCAGACTTCATTCGTGAAGCGAAAAACGATCTTCCTGACACGGTATTTCTGAACGTCTCTTTTGTGGGCAGCCAAGCGCTTATGGATGAACTCGGCGACCTATCCGAGGGTGTGATTATTACTCAGGTAGTTCCCCCCCTGGATGCCGATCTGCCCGCCGTAGAAGCATACCGTCAGGCATTGGACACCCATGCCAACGGTAGCGAACCTGACTTCATCTCACTCGAAGGTTACCTAGCCGCGAAACTCTTTGTGGAAGGTGTGAAAGCAGCCGGAGCTGATCCAGACCGCGACGCAATTGTGGATGGTTTGCTTGGTTTGGGGTCGGTTGATATTGGACTAGAGGAGCCGGTTAGTTTGGGACCGAACGACCATCAAGCAAGCGATGCGGTGTGGCCCACTATTATCACAAACGGCCGTTTTGAGTCGGTGGAGTGGGCGAGCCTGTTGCCCTAA
- a CDS encoding flavin reductase family protein, which translates to MSDYLLDDSPLSPGVIYRLLSGAVCPRPIAWVSTQDKQGNANLAPFSFFNVASVNPPVLAFSPLLNGSGELKDTVRNLKEVPECVVHVGSEGLIEALNTTSASLPPGEDEFALAALEKADMPGVNVPRIANAPVAFGCKLFDMIRFGDQPLAGTLVLAQVVSIHIDDSIWDGRHVDMDRLKPVGRLAGSDYIRISDRFAIERPS; encoded by the coding sequence ATGAGCGACTACCTATTGGATGATTCCCCGCTAAGCCCAGGGGTTATTTATCGGTTGTTATCGGGCGCTGTTTGCCCCCGGCCGATTGCCTGGGTGTCTACCCAGGATAAGCAAGGAAATGCCAATTTGGCGCCATTTTCCTTTTTTAACGTGGCCAGCGTGAATCCACCTGTGCTGGCATTTTCTCCACTGCTTAATGGTAGCGGCGAACTTAAAGACACCGTGCGCAATTTAAAAGAAGTACCTGAATGTGTCGTCCATGTGGGCAGTGAAGGGCTGATAGAAGCACTCAATACCACCAGCGCCAGCTTGCCGCCAGGAGAGGATGAGTTTGCTCTGGCCGCTCTTGAAAAAGCTGATATGCCTGGGGTCAACGTGCCACGCATTGCCAACGCTCCCGTGGCGTTTGGCTGCAAACTGTTCGATATGATTCGCTTTGGCGACCAACCGCTAGCAGGCACTTTGGTGCTGGCCCAGGTTGTCTCCATCCATATTGACGATTCGATTTGGGACGGTCGCCATGTCGATATGGATCGGCTCAAACCTGTTGGGCGTTTAGCGGGCAGTGATTACATTCGAATTAGCGATCGGTTCGCCATCGAAAGGCCTTCATAA
- a CDS encoding D-2-hydroxyacid dehydrogenase family protein codes for MKIVIADDYQDCVRGLDAFKLLEGQEVTIYHDTLTDLDAMSTRFQDAEALVLIRERTPITAALLEQLPKLKVISQTGGGAAHVDIAACRRHGITVMTGTGSPYAAAELTWGLVLAAMRHIPAEVENLKAGRWQRTLGTGLKGRTLGIFGYGKIGSLVARYGQAFEMKVLVWGREGTRQRAAEAGIEVAKNQTDLFQRADVLSLHLRLNDDTRGIVSAESLAQMKPTSLLVNTSRAQLVAPGALEEALKTGRPGQAAIDVFDTEPLLADSLLEQPNLVATPHLGYVEKDSYELYFGDAFSNLLAYINGQPVNNLAG; via the coding sequence ATGAAGATTGTTATTGCCGATGATTATCAGGACTGTGTGCGCGGTTTAGACGCCTTCAAGCTGCTTGAAGGTCAAGAGGTCACGATTTATCACGATACACTCACCGACCTTGACGCAATGAGTACGCGCTTTCAGGATGCCGAAGCGTTAGTGCTCATTCGTGAACGCACCCCTATCACCGCTGCGCTGCTTGAGCAATTACCTAAACTGAAAGTCATCAGCCAAACCGGCGGCGGCGCGGCGCATGTGGATATAGCGGCCTGCCGCCGCCATGGTATCACTGTTATGACGGGCACTGGCTCGCCCTACGCTGCAGCAGAGTTAACCTGGGGCTTAGTGCTTGCCGCCATGCGCCATATACCGGCAGAGGTTGAGAATCTTAAGGCGGGCCGTTGGCAGCGTACCCTAGGCACGGGCCTCAAAGGCCGCACCCTAGGCATTTTTGGCTACGGCAAAATTGGCAGCTTGGTAGCACGCTATGGCCAGGCTTTTGAAATGAAGGTGTTGGTGTGGGGACGAGAAGGCACCCGACAGCGCGCTGCTGAAGCAGGAATAGAGGTAGCCAAAAACCAGACCGATTTGTTCCAGCGTGCTGATGTACTCAGCCTGCATCTGCGGCTGAACGACGATACACGCGGTATTGTCAGCGCCGAGTCTCTCGCTCAAATGAAACCCACCTCCCTGCTCGTCAACACCAGTCGCGCTCAATTAGTTGCCCCTGGGGCGCTTGAGGAGGCTCTAAAAACCGGGCGACCTGGCCAAGCCGCAATCGACGTTTTTGATACGGAACCGCTGTTAGCTGACTCGCTGCTGGAACAACCCAATCTCGTCGCCACGCCGCACCTTGGCTATGTGGAAAAGGATAGCTACGAGCTCTATTTTGGCGATGCGTTTAGCAACCTGCTGGCCTACATCAATGGCCAGCCTGTTAACAATCTAGCTGGCTAA
- the arfB gene encoding alternative ribosome rescue aminoacyl-tRNA hydrolase ArfB — translation MLTISSNITLADWEIDISQIRAQGAGGQNVNKVASAVHLRFDILSSTLPPMYKERLMALSDQRISKEGVVIIKAQSHRKLELNKEDALARLKELILSATKQQKIRRATKPTKGSQRRRVDHKTHKGKIKSLRGKVSAS, via the coding sequence ATGCTCACCATTTCTAGTAACATTACTCTGGCTGATTGGGAGATTGATATCAGCCAGATTCGTGCCCAGGGCGCGGGCGGCCAGAACGTCAATAAAGTCGCCTCGGCGGTACATCTGCGTTTCGATATTCTTAGTTCTACACTGCCGCCGATGTACAAGGAGCGCTTAATGGCGCTGTCCGATCAACGCATCAGTAAAGAGGGCGTGGTGATTATTAAAGCCCAGAGTCATCGTAAGCTTGAACTGAATAAAGAGGATGCACTGGCACGTTTAAAAGAGCTGATACTGAGTGCCACCAAACAGCAAAAAATACGCCGCGCTACTAAACCCACCAAAGGTTCGCAGCGCCGCCGCGTCGATCACAAAACCCATAAAGGCAAAATTAAATCGCTGCGCGGTAAGGTGTCCGCATCATAA
- a CDS encoding DUF1289 domain-containing protein has translation MTKRSTSPAGRPLSPCVHICQIEPTTSVCHGCGRTLDEIAGWGSMTEAEKAPVWERLESEGYVSAS, from the coding sequence ATGACTAAACGCTCCACATCGCCCGCTGGGCGACCACTTTCGCCCTGCGTACACATTTGCCAAATCGAGCCGACCACATCAGTCTGCCACGGCTGTGGCCGGACGTTGGATGAAATCGCGGGCTGGGGAAGCATGACCGAGGCCGAAAAAGCCCCGGTATGGGAACGTCTGGAAAGCGAAGGGTACGTGTCTGCCAGCTAG
- a CDS encoding proline racemase family protein encodes MHNLHTIQLMDTHAGGDVSRIVTGGIDVLPGATVREQMEYLRDDADGLRRLLLEEPYGIPEMSVDLLVPATHPEAVAGYIIMEVMGYPIYSGSNTLCTATAVLESGIVPKQEGIQRFKLEAPAGLVQIEAKVHNGVVESVTCGGLPSYIDTYRDKIQVPGIGEVTYSIAYSGGFYALVDATELGFKLVRDEERALSECAYKIVEAIKAQRGFSHYTLGDVGPLPFLHFMGPEEQIAEGYIRSRSTTYVHPGVICRSTTGTGTSARLALMNYEGRLKLGDKLETVSLRETGFIGTFVGTHQEGAYQVVENTITGRSYVLAHSDIVINCDDPMVACGELHHILSDRHQMKALSVET; translated from the coding sequence GTGCATAACCTTCATACTATCCAGCTAATGGACACCCATGCCGGTGGTGATGTTAGCCGTATCGTTACAGGGGGTATTGATGTTCTGCCTGGCGCCACCGTTCGCGAGCAGATGGAGTATCTACGCGATGACGCCGATGGTTTGCGCCGCCTGCTACTCGAAGAGCCCTACGGCATTCCGGAAATGTCGGTCGACTTGTTAGTGCCGGCAACTCATCCTGAGGCGGTGGCGGGTTACATCATTATGGAAGTGATGGGGTACCCCATTTATTCCGGCTCCAACACGCTGTGTACCGCCACGGCGGTACTGGAGAGCGGTATTGTCCCCAAGCAGGAAGGCATACAGCGCTTTAAGCTGGAAGCGCCGGCCGGGTTAGTGCAAATCGAAGCCAAAGTGCATAACGGCGTGGTGGAGTCGGTTACCTGTGGCGGCCTGCCCAGCTATATCGATACCTATCGCGATAAAATCCAAGTGCCGGGAATTGGCGAAGTCACCTACTCGATTGCCTATAGCGGTGGTTTTTACGCTTTGGTCGATGCCACCGAGCTGGGCTTTAAGCTGGTGCGTGATGAGGAGCGCGCACTCTCAGAGTGTGCCTACAAAATTGTCGAGGCAATTAAAGCGCAGCGGGGCTTTTCTCACTACACCCTGGGCGATGTAGGGCCTCTGCCATTTTTGCACTTTATGGGGCCTGAAGAGCAGATAGCTGAAGGCTATATACGCTCACGCTCAACCACCTACGTCCATCCTGGCGTTATATGCCGCAGCACGACGGGTACCGGCACCTCTGCGCGCTTGGCGTTGATGAACTATGAAGGGCGGCTAAAGCTAGGGGATAAGCTAGAGACAGTTTCTCTACGGGAGACAGGGTTTATCGGTACCTTTGTCGGTACCCATCAGGAGGGCGCTTACCAAGTAGTGGAGAACACCATTACTGGCCGCAGCTACGTGTTGGCCCACTCGGATATCGTTATCAACTGTGATGACCCGATGGTTGCCTGTGGTGAGCTACACCATATATTAAGCGACCGTCACCAGATGAAAGCACTATCAGTTGAGACATAG
- a CDS encoding zinc-binding dehydrogenase produces MAETTHTVPNTMAAMLLTGHGGIEKLEYHQDVATPQPKAGEVLVQVTATAKNNTDRKAREGLYPTKDKGDVTSFAMGGTPTLTFPRIQGADVAGRIVAVGDGVDAERIGQRGLLDFNIYADERRDINLTPDYYGHGADGGFAEYIAVPADQFYHVPNPELHDAELASMGMCSYQTAYHMMTAAKVNAGERVLVSGASGGVGTALIQLCRIVGAIPYAVSQLDKAEALKALGAEAVIDRGDLPTFVDRVLETTGGKPIDAVMDLVGGEMTNLFIDTMIVDMQGRKSYPRLSIAGASGGNLSEMMWTRVYLYQVQIFGVSHGTREEAEQLVAWIRSGELKPVLHAAFKLSDLHAAERYFVNRGSNYLGKIVLVPDAQWASHGAPFALENSSSAVQERP; encoded by the coding sequence ATGGCCGAGACGACACACACGGTGCCCAATACCATGGCTGCCATGCTATTGACCGGACATGGCGGTATCGAAAAGCTGGAATATCATCAGGATGTCGCCACGCCGCAGCCCAAAGCGGGCGAAGTGCTGGTGCAGGTGACCGCCACGGCGAAGAACAACACTGATCGCAAGGCGCGTGAAGGGCTGTACCCTACCAAGGATAAGGGCGATGTTACCTCCTTCGCCATGGGCGGTACGCCAACGTTAACCTTCCCGCGTATTCAAGGCGCCGATGTCGCTGGCCGCATAGTAGCGGTCGGCGATGGCGTTGACGCCGAGCGCATAGGTCAGCGAGGGCTGCTGGATTTTAATATTTACGCCGATGAGCGTCGTGATATTAATCTAACCCCGGATTACTACGGCCATGGCGCCGACGGCGGATTTGCTGAGTATATCGCCGTGCCTGCTGATCAGTTTTATCATGTGCCTAACCCAGAGCTGCATGACGCTGAACTGGCCTCAATGGGTATGTGTTCTTATCAAACCGCTTATCACATGATGACTGCCGCCAAGGTAAATGCCGGTGAGCGGGTGCTGGTCAGCGGTGCCAGCGGCGGTGTGGGCACTGCACTCATTCAGCTCTGCCGTATTGTTGGCGCTATCCCGTATGCCGTTAGCCAGTTGGACAAAGCCGAGGCGCTCAAAGCGCTAGGCGCAGAAGCGGTCATTGATCGTGGCGACCTGCCGACGTTTGTTGACCGGGTGCTGGAAACCACTGGCGGCAAACCAATCGATGCGGTGATGGACTTGGTCGGGGGTGAGATGACCAACCTGTTTATCGACACTATGATTGTCGATATGCAGGGGCGAAAGAGCTACCCGCGCCTCTCTATTGCCGGGGCTAGCGGTGGCAACCTTAGCGAAATGATGTGGACCCGCGTGTACCTTTATCAAGTACAGATATTTGGTGTTTCCCACGGCACCCGTGAAGAGGCCGAACAGCTGGTGGCGTGGATTCGCAGCGGGGAATTAAAGCCGGTACTCCATGCGGCCTTTAAACTATCTGATCTGCATGCCGCCGAACGCTATTTTGTAAACCGAGGCAGCAATTATCTGGGCAAAATTGTGCTCGTTCCCGATGCTCAGTGGGCATCTCACGGTGCTCCGTTCGCCCTTGAAAATTCCTCTTCTGCTGTTCAGGAGCGCCCCTAG
- a CDS encoding NnrU family protein → MTIMIFGLLIFLGSHSVRIFAENWRQQQIAKHGETTWKVAYSAVSIVGLAIAIYGFGQMRLDPIYIWYPPMGMRHAVALLMVPAFIMLVAAYIPHNAIKAKLGHPMMLAVKIWAFAHLLANGRLGEIIFFAAFLIWAILAFKSAKKRGRLTPPAPVSTNKMATIATVLVGLVAYVVFAFYLHAVLIGVPVFS, encoded by the coding sequence ATGACGATTATGATTTTCGGGCTGCTGATTTTTTTAGGCAGCCACTCTGTACGTATCTTTGCTGAAAACTGGCGTCAGCAGCAGATTGCAAAACACGGCGAAACCACTTGGAAAGTCGCCTATTCGGCGGTATCCATCGTTGGCCTGGCCATTGCTATATACGGTTTTGGCCAGATGCGCCTCGATCCTATCTATATCTGGTACCCGCCAATGGGAATGCGCCATGCGGTGGCGCTGCTGATGGTGCCCGCCTTTATTATGCTGGTGGCGGCCTACATTCCGCATAATGCGATTAAGGCCAAGCTTGGCCATCCAATGATGCTGGCGGTCAAAATCTGGGCGTTTGCCCATCTGCTGGCCAACGGTCGCTTGGGCGAGATTATCTTTTTTGCTGCCTTTCTTATCTGGGCTATCCTGGCATTTAAAAGCGCCAAAAAGCGCGGCCGCCTTACGCCACCAGCGCCCGTTAGCACTAATAAAATGGCCACCATTGCTACCGTACTCGTAGGCTTGGTAGCGTATGTGGTGTTTGCCTTTTACTTGCACGCAGTGCTGATTGGCGTACCTGTTTTTAGCTAA
- a CDS encoding magnesium transporter CorA family protein produces the protein MIRTIMTTPEGETHEGDERLLAIWQTTPDSHIWIDMQGESQQSERAILEAFEFHPMAIQDAHKERHPPKIEEFDNHTLIIYRGISSFDAELNYLPQQVCFFVGERFLVTLHPGQALSIERLFNEHGKALLAHSPEHVALRVMYISAGFYIDSLLEFETALSDLEDELLENGNDVLMRKIITYRSRLVKMRRIFSYHQGITQELIAYDYEHLPREETETLHAINDVADRFERLYTLTQMYYDICGDLIDGYISISSHQLNITMRVLTVITAIFVPLTFIAGIYGMNFENMPELRYQYGYFFVLGAMLGIGGALIWLFKRKHWF, from the coding sequence ATGATTCGAACTATTATGACTACCCCAGAGGGTGAAACTCACGAGGGGGATGAACGCTTGTTAGCCATCTGGCAGACTACGCCTGACAGCCATATCTGGATCGATATGCAGGGGGAGTCCCAACAAAGCGAGCGTGCGATTTTAGAGGCGTTTGAGTTTCACCCGATGGCGATTCAAGATGCCCACAAAGAGCGTCACCCGCCGAAAATCGAAGAGTTTGACAACCACACGCTGATTATTTATCGCGGTATCTCATCCTTTGATGCTGAACTCAATTATTTGCCTCAGCAGGTCTGCTTTTTTGTCGGCGAACGTTTTTTAGTGACGCTTCACCCTGGCCAAGCGCTCTCAATTGAACGGCTATTCAACGAGCACGGCAAGGCTTTGCTGGCTCACTCGCCAGAGCACGTCGCACTGAGGGTGATGTATATTTCAGCAGGCTTTTATATCGATAGCCTGCTTGAGTTCGAAACGGCGTTAAGTGATCTTGAAGACGAACTGCTGGAAAATGGTAATGATGTGTTAATGCGCAAGATTATCACTTACCGTTCCCGGCTGGTAAAAATGCGCCGCATTTTTAGTTACCACCAGGGGATCACCCAAGAACTCATCGCTTATGACTATGAGCACTTGCCGCGGGAAGAGACTGAAACCCTACATGCAATCAACGATGTGGCGGATCGCTTTGAGCGTCTCTACACCTTGACTCAAATGTACTACGACATTTGTGGTGACTTAATCGATGGCTATATCTCTATCTCCTCCCATCAGCTAAATATCACCATGCGCGTTCTCACGGTCATTACCGCGATCTTTGTTCCTCTAACGTTTATCGCCGGGATTTACGGCATGAACTTCGAAAATATGCCCGAGCTGCGCTATCAGTACGGCTACTTTTTTGTCTTGGGGGCGATGCTGGGGATCGGTGGGGCGCTGATTTGGCTATTTAAGCGCAAGCATTGGTTTTAA
- a CDS encoding diguanylate cyclase domain-containing protein: MSFPIAPDEDARLAALYELELLDTPDEPAFDRVTRLVTKLLSVPISTVTLVDAKRQWFKSSIGVEPQETSRDVAFCAYTIMCPEPFIVEDASQDPRFAQSPLVTGPEGIRFYVGIPLRSMQGLALGSLCALDTKPRVVSEDELAALQDLAAIATEEVHLRERLVLEKKNAQAFQQALNELHQSMERQIERRTNELNLVIESAYDAYISIDADDVILDWNRAAEVMFGWPRKETLARTITQLIFPAGLPPSNNRAAITSTARRQDGTELPVEVRIKTLMIDGRERRSLFIHDITERQQLERLRDQQAREDALTKLPNRRALDERLPEAMARTRRSQQPLAVLFMDLDGFKAINDTHGHAMGDELLRVIAKRLATTVRETDYIARWAGDEFVLLLEGSEPTTIEPLANKLVQVVQEPLVSSNAALHVSVSIGVALYLPASAETSNELLKRADVAMYEAKRSGKAQVRIAQPLDSAC, encoded by the coding sequence ATGAGCTTCCCCATAGCACCTGACGAAGATGCTCGCTTAGCAGCCCTTTATGAGCTTGAACTTCTAGACACCCCCGATGAACCTGCTTTTGACCGGGTCACCAGATTGGTGACCAAATTGCTAAGTGTGCCTATCTCGACGGTGACGCTAGTAGATGCTAAACGGCAGTGGTTTAAGTCAAGCATTGGCGTTGAGCCCCAGGAAACATCTCGCGATGTGGCTTTCTGTGCTTATACCATCATGTGCCCAGAGCCATTTATTGTTGAAGATGCCAGTCAAGATCCCCGTTTTGCTCAAAGCCCTCTGGTGACTGGCCCCGAAGGCATTCGTTTTTATGTGGGGATTCCATTACGGTCTATGCAAGGCTTGGCACTAGGGTCACTCTGCGCGCTCGACACCAAACCACGCGTCGTTAGCGAGGATGAGCTAGCGGCTCTCCAGGACTTAGCGGCAATAGCGACAGAGGAAGTTCATTTGCGAGAGCGGCTGGTGCTGGAGAAGAAAAACGCCCAGGCATTTCAGCAGGCGCTGAATGAGCTACATCAAAGTATGGAACGCCAAATTGAGCGGCGTACCAATGAACTCAATTTGGTTATTGAGTCAGCTTATGACGCCTATATTAGCATTGATGCCGACGACGTTATTTTGGACTGGAACCGCGCAGCAGAAGTGATGTTTGGTTGGCCACGCAAAGAAACACTGGCAAGGACGATAACGCAGCTGATTTTTCCTGCCGGGCTGCCCCCCAGTAATAACCGTGCTGCTATCACCTCTACGGCACGGCGTCAGGATGGTACTGAGCTGCCTGTTGAAGTTCGTATTAAGACGCTAATGATTGATGGCCGCGAGCGGCGAAGCCTTTTTATCCACGATATTACCGAACGTCAGCAGCTTGAGCGACTGCGTGATCAGCAGGCCCGTGAAGATGCGCTTACCAAACTACCTAACCGAAGAGCCTTGGATGAGCGCTTACCTGAAGCCATGGCCCGTACTCGACGCTCCCAACAACCCCTAGCCGTTCTGTTTATGGATCTGGATGGTTTCAAGGCAATTAACGATACCCATGGGCATGCCATGGGCGATGAACTGTTGCGCGTGATTGCTAAAAGATTGGCGACAACGGTACGCGAAACCGACTATATCGCGCGCTGGGCCGGGGACGAGTTTGTCTTGCTATTGGAGGGCAGTGAGCCCACGACAATCGAGCCGCTGGCCAATAAACTAGTTCAGGTGGTGCAAGAGCCGCTGGTCTCTAGTAATGCCGCGTTACATGTCAGCGTTAGTATTGGGGTTGCCTTATATTTACCAGCGAGTGCCGAGACCTCCAATGAACTGTTAAAGCGCGCCGATGTGGCTATGTATGAAGCTAAACGTTCTGGAAAAGCCCAAGTACGTATCGCCCAGCCTTTGGATAGTGCTTGTTAA
- a CDS encoding sodium:solute symporter has product MLYLTSAVLGAALCCFAYLGLRARWVDGPVDDYVTARNSQTASTLGLSFLASGMGAWILFAPPEIGAFVGPLALAGYALGSALPFIVLGLYGPKIRRALPEGRSIAEFAEACYGPGVRRWVTLVSIAYMACFLAAELTAIGAITALLSEVPPALVIIGVALTTLVYTAAGGLRASLATDRWQAWLLLVLLCVVGGMALWRLPTIPSGAALPAIPITNALSVALTLVIAVTAANLFHQGYWQRVWAAQDDQSLGRGAWLGGAMTVVVVMVIGGLGVLAAMSGVSLGEPPMPFFALLSDAPVWLTLPALVLAVTLVASSVDTLQNGIASLVVARSEHKGVSLVAARWVTVVVMIPVVLIALQGLSVLRLFLIADLLCAAIVVPVLLGLWQRMTPLAAIAGGLAGLLGAILPGWLSQGSLVAGVVAASFPGSIPTLGPFVGALVASTLMSVLLAGLNRKR; this is encoded by the coding sequence ATGCTTTACCTAACGTCAGCCGTGCTTGGCGCGGCGCTGTGCTGCTTTGCTTATTTAGGCCTCCGGGCTCGCTGGGTGGATGGCCCGGTTGATGATTACGTCACCGCTCGCAACTCTCAAACGGCGTCTACACTGGGGCTCTCCTTCCTTGCCTCTGGAATGGGCGCATGGATTCTCTTTGCTCCTCCTGAAATCGGCGCCTTTGTCGGGCCGTTGGCCCTGGCAGGCTATGCGTTAGGCTCTGCGCTGCCGTTTATCGTATTAGGGCTGTATGGGCCGAAGATTCGTCGGGCGCTGCCCGAGGGGCGCAGCATCGCCGAGTTTGCGGAAGCGTGCTATGGCCCTGGTGTAAGGCGCTGGGTAACGCTGGTATCTATAGCCTATATGGCCTGCTTTTTAGCCGCCGAGCTAACCGCCATTGGGGCGATCACTGCCTTACTTTCCGAGGTGCCACCTGCACTGGTGATTATTGGTGTGGCGCTTACCACGCTGGTTTATACCGCAGCGGGAGGCCTGCGTGCCAGCCTTGCCACTGACCGTTGGCAGGCGTGGTTGTTGCTGGTACTGCTGTGTGTGGTCGGTGGCATGGCGCTATGGCGGCTTCCCACTATTCCCAGTGGAGCTGCGCTTCCAGCCATTCCTATCACCAATGCGCTCAGCGTAGCGTTAACCCTGGTGATTGCTGTTACCGCGGCCAATCTCTTCCACCAAGGCTATTGGCAGCGCGTTTGGGCCGCTCAAGATGATCAAAGTTTAGGACGCGGGGCATGGTTAGGTGGCGCGATGACGGTCGTCGTCGTCATGGTGATTGGCGGATTGGGGGTGTTGGCCGCGATGAGCGGTGTCTCTCTGGGGGAGCCGCCGATGCCATTTTTTGCTCTGTTAAGCGATGCTCCTGTTTGGCTGACGCTACCCGCCTTAGTATTAGCGGTGACGTTAGTCGCCTCCAGCGTTGATACGCTGCAAAACGGTATTGCCTCGCTGGTGGTCGCGCGCAGCGAGCACAAGGGCGTTTCACTGGTGGCTGCCCGCTGGGTAACGGTGGTGGTGATGATTCCGGTGGTATTGATTGCCTTACAGGGGCTGTCGGTACTCCGGCTATTTTTGATTGCCGACCTGCTGTGTGCCGCCATTGTGGTGCCTGTACTGCTAGGCTTGTGGCAACGAATGACGCCGCTTGCGGCCATTGCGGGCGGCCTCGCGGGGTTGCTGGGCGCCATTCTCCCTGGGTGGTTAAGCCAAGGAAGCTTGGTCGCCGGGGTGGTGGCCGCCAGTTTTCCGGGCAGTATTCCTACCTTGGGGCCATTCGTCGGCGCATTAGTCGCCTCAACGCTAATGAGTGTGCTGCTCGCGGGGTTAAATAGAAAGAGGTGA
- a CDS encoding peroxidase-related enzyme (This protein belongs to a clade of uncharacterized proteins related to peroxidases such as the alkylhydroperoxidase AhpD.): protein MSASLSRFNVPETLDNLPEDIRSTILAVQEKAGFVPNVFLMLAHRPAEFRAFFAYHDALMERESDTLTKAEKEMIVVATSARNHCLYCVVAHGALVRIYSKDPLLADQVAINHRVAPISERHRVMLDFAMHCAIDVGEMTDEWLSRLLEVGFSQEDCWDIGAIAAFFGLSNRLVTLAGTPPNEEFYLMGRVPR from the coding sequence ATGTCTGCATCATTAAGTCGTTTTAACGTGCCTGAAACACTGGATAATCTGCCGGAAGATATACGCAGTACCATTTTAGCGGTTCAGGAAAAAGCGGGGTTTGTGCCCAATGTCTTTCTGATGTTGGCCCATCGCCCTGCTGAATTTCGTGCTTTTTTTGCTTATCACGATGCGCTCATGGAGCGCGAGTCGGACACGCTCACCAAAGCCGAAAAAGAGATGATTGTGGTCGCTACCAGTGCGCGTAATCACTGCTTATATTGTGTAGTCGCTCACGGTGCCCTGGTGCGCATTTACAGTAAAGACCCGCTACTCGCTGACCAGGTGGCGATCAACCATCGGGTGGCGCCAATTAGCGAGCGCCACCGGGTAATGCTTGATTTTGCTATGCACTGCGCTATCGATGTGGGTGAAATGACCGATGAATGGCTCTCCCGCTTGCTGGAAGTTGGCTTTAGCCAAGAGGATTGTTGGGACATTGGCGCCATCGCGGCGTTTTTTGGCCTGTCGAATCGGTTGGTCACCCTGGCGGGCACGCCGCCCAATGAGGAGTTCTACCTGATGGGGCGCGTGCCCCGCTAA